Proteins encoded in a region of the Candidatus Obscuribacter sp. genome:
- a CDS encoding DUF393 domain-containing protein, giving the protein MSQAVAEVSRRPKWIAKWDEFWFKPQSPIPMAIFRILFGCVLLENQLVHLLPDFDLYYSKNSIIPIKDMISLYWHNDHMFDVLLLLPNDDRWLLGAFYVLIGFTVMLTLGVFTRLSSWIVFMLLMSFGHQFELNQNAGDNYMRIAAMCLAFSNAGDAFSVDALLRNIKKDWRITGFYPLYSAPWAQRLLQIQLLIAYCHTFFGKIEGTRWNDGTAVYYAVRYDDIIRFPIPHFIDKLWFYQVSTYGTLLVEFVLWNLIWWKPARYWVLLAGLALHLGIEYFMNLPMFEWNFMFTYLLFIDPQDMVKVANKAKAYITLKFGAPLIVAFDNNCLSCVKYVGLLHRLDIFGRLTFADASEPAIKELLPAGTNAANQVLIQSTDGKWLSGFEGWRQAAIRLPLTWLPALLAHIPVLDMLVKAFYLAFAANSQIWFGQDSVAPSKPIMSEGAA; this is encoded by the coding sequence ATGAGTCAAGCAGTTGCAGAAGTTAGCCGCAGACCCAAATGGATCGCTAAGTGGGATGAATTCTGGTTCAAACCACAAAGTCCCATTCCAATGGCTATATTCCGCATCCTTTTTGGCTGCGTATTGCTCGAAAATCAACTAGTCCATCTGCTCCCAGATTTCGATCTTTACTATTCTAAAAACAGCATAATTCCTATCAAAGATATGATCTCGCTTTACTGGCATAACGATCATATGTTTGATGTGCTCTTGCTTTTACCCAATGATGACAGGTGGTTACTGGGTGCCTTCTATGTTTTGATTGGCTTTACTGTGATGCTTACTCTGGGTGTATTCACCAGGCTTAGCAGTTGGATTGTATTTATGTTGTTGATGTCTTTTGGCCATCAGTTTGAGCTAAACCAAAATGCTGGCGACAACTATATGCGTATTGCCGCCATGTGCCTGGCTTTTAGTAATGCCGGAGACGCCTTTAGTGTTGATGCGCTCTTGCGCAACATCAAAAAAGACTGGCGCATTACCGGCTTTTATCCACTTTACAGCGCACCCTGGGCGCAGCGCCTCCTGCAGATACAGCTTTTGATTGCTTACTGTCATACATTTTTTGGCAAAATCGAAGGCACCCGCTGGAATGATGGCACAGCTGTTTACTATGCAGTCAGATACGATGACATTATTCGTTTTCCTATTCCACACTTTATCGATAAATTGTGGTTTTATCAGGTGTCCACATATGGCACCTTGCTCGTCGAGTTTGTGCTCTGGAACTTAATATGGTGGAAGCCAGCACGTTACTGGGTGCTTTTAGCAGGACTGGCACTACACCTGGGTATCGAGTACTTTATGAATTTACCGATGTTTGAGTGGAACTTTATGTTTACGTATCTACTCTTTATCGATCCACAAGACATGGTTAAAGTAGCCAACAAGGCTAAAGCCTATATCACTCTCAAATTTGGTGCACCACTGATAGTGGCATTTGACAATAACTGCTTGAGCTGTGTCAAATACGTAGGACTTTTGCACAGACTGGATATATTTGGCAGACTGACTTTTGCCGATGCCAGCGAACCAGCCATAAAGGAATTACTCCCAGCTGGTACAAACGCCGCCAATCAAGTGCTCATTCAAAGTACTGATGGTAAATGGCTCAGTGGCTTTGAAGGCTGGCGCCAAGCCGCAATACGCTTACCACTGACCTGGCTACCCGCTCTTTTAGCGCACATACCAGTACTGGATATGTTAGTCAAAGCATTTTATCTTGCCTTTGCCGCTAACAGTCAAATCTGGTTTGGGCAGGACAGTGTTGCTCCGTCCAAGCCAATCATGAGCGAGGGTGCAGCCTGA
- a CDS encoding protein kinase, with protein sequence MPSDCITVLIAEDEAITRFGLKYALHTFADVRVVAECPDGVSTILQALATHPNVILMDIGLPKVDGITASFKIKEALPKTKIIVFTCSEDKDDITRSFEAGVDGYCLKKVSGEHLYAAIKAVLAGETWMDPDLGEHVSLLKQLHQSSIIKDSGSLLNILQDTADPSRSHIGALHAHSEPDTTSGTSGYENKDSELPLDEQDINYCPLLNSNAGLSEEQLREQRASGANRTIIAERYQVEKVLGKGGMGMVYKGRHIYMNRAVAIKILHPEQSRDPAVVSRFRKEARSLCQFSHPNLVGVFDFGVMSTGEPFMVMDYCDGQSLDKILHKTGKLSVKRGLFIFEQVCRALEAVHNQGIIHRDVKPSNILVGADDAIKLVDFGLAKSLGGLEHLIKLTCTGEVVGSPSYMSPEQCTGQELDHKSDIYSLGISMFEAFTGEMPFQADSFYELLNKHIRGTPSRDPFIKNNLPRDLEEVIFRCLDKNPEGRFQSARELLQALESVEQSLTTEIKH encoded by the coding sequence ATGCCTTCAGACTGCATTACTGTGCTCATTGCTGAAGATGAGGCGATTACTCGTTTTGGTTTAAAATATGCGCTGCATACTTTTGCTGATGTACGCGTCGTAGCAGAGTGTCCGGACGGTGTCAGTACTATCTTGCAAGCACTGGCAACCCATCCAAACGTAATTTTGATGGACATTGGTTTGCCAAAAGTAGATGGAATAACGGCCTCATTTAAAATCAAAGAAGCCTTACCAAAGACCAAAATAATAGTTTTTACCTGCTCAGAGGACAAAGACGACATTACTCGCTCATTTGAAGCAGGGGTAGACGGCTATTGCCTCAAAAAAGTCTCGGGTGAGCATCTTTACGCAGCCATCAAGGCAGTCCTGGCGGGAGAGACCTGGATGGACCCCGACCTGGGAGAGCACGTCAGTTTACTTAAACAATTGCACCAGAGTAGCATCATCAAAGACTCTGGCAGTTTGCTAAATATACTTCAAGACACAGCCGACCCATCGAGATCGCATATCGGCGCCCTGCACGCCCACTCTGAGCCTGACACCACAAGTGGTACCAGCGGCTATGAAAACAAAGACAGTGAATTACCACTGGACGAGCAAGATATTAATTATTGTCCTTTACTAAATAGCAACGCCGGACTTAGCGAAGAACAATTAAGGGAACAAAGAGCTAGTGGAGCAAACCGCACCATCATTGCGGAGCGCTATCAAGTCGAAAAAGTATTGGGCAAAGGCGGCATGGGTATGGTCTATAAAGGCCGACATATCTATATGAACCGAGCAGTAGCAATCAAGATTCTTCATCCGGAGCAATCGAGAGATCCGGCTGTGGTTTCGCGCTTTCGCAAAGAGGCTAGAAGTCTTTGTCAGTTTAGCCATCCCAATCTAGTCGGTGTCTTTGACTTTGGCGTGATGAGCACCGGCGAGCCCTTTATGGTAATGGATTACTGCGATGGTCAGAGCCTGGACAAAATTTTGCACAAAACCGGCAAGCTTTCAGTCAAACGCGGTTTATTCATATTTGAGCAAGTATGCAGGGCTCTTGAAGCGGTGCACAACCAGGGCATCATTCACAGAGATGTAAAACCGAGCAATATTCTGGTTGGCGCTGACGACGCCATCAAACTTGTAGACTTTGGACTGGCCAAAAGCTTGGGCGGACTGGAGCACCTCATTAAACTGACTTGTACCGGTGAAGTAGTGGGCAGTCCCAGTTATATGAGCCCAGAGCAGTGCACTGGTCAGGAGCTAGATCACAAAAGCGATATTTATTCACTGGGAATATCAATGTTTGAGGCTTTTACTGGTGAAATGCCATTTCAGGCTGACTCATTTTATGAGCTGCTCAATAAGCACATCAGAGGCACACCTTCACGAGACCCTTTTATCAAAAACAATCTGCCAAGGGACCTGGAAGAAGTTATTTTTCGCTGCCTGGACAAAAACCCTGAAGGGCGGTTTCAGAGTGCCCGGGAGCTACTGCAAGCGCTCGAATCAGTTGAACAATCGCTTACAACAGAAATCAAACACTAG
- a CDS encoding PAS domain S-box protein: protein MQDFNARLKKLLDGSIWKSLQENQDSALSEELSAALDELIILAESEHEALESLERQFAIFVKLAEMCPSFLWIADSEGSMEYVNERWMEFTGATPQQSLGLGWLNFIDERDRKDVLFKWRESVRRTITFEMEFRITSGFDRKPKWYLVRALPLTDEKGEPVKWFGSCTEINEQKTLKEELALRVNDLSKLIMENELSRLKLTESEAMFRIVCETSPHLIITTDARGQVEYFNQQWYNYTGLARIKPPVSGEETSDGNECDNWLSSVHPDQRARLSEKWREARQKQAPLEDEVRLRRADGVYLWHLLRSLPLADDAGKPLRWCISCTDIEAHHSLMKALSEAKENAEEASRFKSAFVANISHELRTPLNGVLGMSQLLSTLTLPEQAQDYLHVIEEAGQSLLAVINDVLDFSKIEAGRLEVASEDLSVSGLIDSSMNILATQAEVKDLFFISFTDPRIPDLVKGDGPRVRQVLLNLLSNAIKFTEIGGVFLSATLLSREPEQCTVKFSILDSGIGVSPDLQQKLFEPFIQADHSISRKYGGTGLGLSISRSLVELLGGALLLQSEPGNGAEFSFTLNFKNAANQLPITQIEALTRPVIGNKNVFITGRSKHMMDRLYECLSMTGLQVSCVTTLQQWSNLLTSHQYESSENYHVSLGKPPKRWMQSNTRESPLKFKRRVIIADPLAKSEGEAGLQKNEIILNAPVKISQVLMAMDGIKSQGISGNQVALDESEQSLKTSSSKRNYTRARGFTREKANNGDGPLKRPFKALIADDNAINLRVSKLLLTQFGLEADVAVSGFEALEKSTSQDYDIIFLDCQMPQMDGFDTCRRIRINQAKQGKWAPIIAVTANSFSVVKENYSRSGMDDFLPKPILSDNLLNILSKWLDTEENVGAMMRQPRNLNTNQTRAGLQSITSISIDDNETTEGEGLGQLSTDLLLSRFGTEHVQLLEMFYHSARESVSKLSQHLQDRDYIAVMKQAHAFKGACGTICATSCEGILKSLEKEAKVACYERTATCLGQLNDKVNELLIEIEVYLKSKGNTKSTKSL, encoded by the coding sequence ATGCAAGATTTTAATGCCCGACTAAAAAAGCTGCTGGATGGATCTATCTGGAAATCTTTGCAGGAAAATCAAGACTCTGCCCTGAGCGAAGAACTCAGTGCAGCTCTAGATGAGCTGATAATTCTTGCCGAAAGCGAACACGAAGCGCTGGAATCGCTGGAAAGACAGTTTGCCATCTTTGTCAAACTGGCCGAAATGTGTCCATCTTTTTTATGGATTGCCGACTCCGAAGGCTCAATGGAATATGTCAATGAGCGCTGGATGGAGTTTACTGGAGCGACACCACAGCAGTCTCTGGGACTGGGTTGGCTTAACTTTATCGATGAGCGAGACCGCAAAGATGTGCTTTTTAAATGGCGCGAATCAGTCCGTCGCACCATTACTTTTGAAATGGAATTCCGCATCACTAGCGGCTTTGACCGCAAGCCTAAATGGTACCTAGTGCGCGCGCTACCGCTCACTGACGAAAAAGGTGAACCAGTCAAATGGTTTGGTAGCTGTACTGAGATAAACGAACAAAAGACGCTCAAAGAAGAGCTTGCATTGAGGGTCAATGACCTCTCTAAGCTAATCATGGAAAATGAACTTTCACGCTTGAAGCTGACTGAAAGTGAAGCGATGTTCCGCATTGTCTGCGAGACATCTCCTCACTTAATAATCACCACAGACGCCAGAGGACAGGTCGAATACTTCAACCAGCAGTGGTACAACTACACAGGTTTAGCGCGAATCAAGCCACCGGTCAGTGGCGAAGAGACGTCAGATGGCAATGAATGTGATAACTGGCTCTCCTCTGTCCACCCAGATCAAAGAGCAAGGCTCTCCGAAAAATGGCGTGAGGCCAGACAGAAGCAAGCTCCGCTGGAAGATGAAGTAAGATTGAGGAGAGCTGATGGGGTCTATCTATGGCATCTATTGCGCAGCTTGCCACTGGCTGATGATGCCGGCAAGCCGTTGCGCTGGTGCATAAGTTGTACTGACATAGAAGCACATCACAGCTTGATGAAAGCCCTGTCTGAAGCAAAAGAGAACGCTGAAGAGGCAAGTCGATTTAAATCTGCTTTTGTCGCCAATATCTCACACGAACTACGCACGCCCTTAAACGGGGTACTCGGTATGTCTCAACTACTGAGTACTTTGACCTTGCCTGAGCAAGCCCAGGACTATTTGCACGTCATCGAAGAAGCCGGTCAGAGCCTACTTGCCGTAATAAATGATGTGCTTGATTTTTCCAAAATCGAAGCTGGTAGATTGGAAGTAGCATCAGAAGACCTCTCTGTCAGTGGCTTAATTGATAGCTCAATGAATATTCTGGCTACTCAAGCAGAAGTCAAAGACTTGTTTTTTATCTCCTTTACTGACCCGCGCATACCAGATCTAGTCAAAGGCGATGGACCAAGAGTAAGACAGGTGCTACTAAACTTGCTCAGTAATGCTATTAAATTTACCGAAATAGGTGGTGTCTTTTTGAGTGCCACTCTCTTATCACGAGAGCCTGAGCAATGCACAGTTAAATTCAGCATACTGGACTCCGGCATAGGAGTATCACCAGATTTACAACAAAAACTATTTGAGCCATTTATCCAGGCAGATCATTCAATTAGCCGCAAATACGGTGGTACTGGACTGGGTCTCAGTATATCGCGCAGTTTAGTGGAATTACTTGGTGGCGCACTGCTTTTGCAAAGCGAACCCGGTAACGGCGCTGAGTTTAGCTTTACTCTCAATTTTAAAAATGCGGCAAACCAACTGCCTATTACCCAAATCGAAGCCCTGACCAGGCCAGTCATAGGCAACAAAAACGTCTTTATTACAGGCCGCTCAAAACATATGATGGACAGGCTTTACGAGTGTCTCAGTATGACAGGGCTGCAAGTCAGCTGTGTCACTACATTGCAGCAGTGGAGCAACCTTTTAACATCACATCAATATGAAAGCAGCGAAAACTATCATGTCAGCCTGGGCAAACCGCCTAAGCGCTGGATGCAATCGAATACTCGCGAAAGCCCATTAAAGTTTAAAAGACGGGTAATCATTGCCGATCCTCTAGCCAAAAGCGAAGGCGAAGCAGGACTGCAAAAGAACGAAATCATCCTTAATGCACCGGTCAAAATATCGCAAGTATTGATGGCCATGGATGGTATCAAATCGCAGGGCATCTCTGGCAATCAGGTAGCACTAGATGAAAGTGAGCAAAGTCTCAAAACCTCCAGCAGTAAGCGTAACTATACGCGCGCGCGAGGTTTTACAAGAGAAAAAGCTAACAATGGCGATGGACCACTTAAACGTCCCTTTAAGGCTCTGATAGCTGATGACAATGCCATCAATCTGCGCGTCTCTAAACTACTATTGACTCAATTTGGGCTGGAGGCTGATGTTGCTGTCAGCGGCTTTGAAGCATTGGAAAAAAGCACCAGCCAGGATTACGACATCATTTTTTTGGATTGTCAGATGCCTCAGATGGATGGCTTTGATACCTGCCGACGCATCCGCATCAATCAAGCCAAACAAGGCAAATGGGCACCTATAATCGCAGTCACAGCCAACTCATTTAGTGTCGTCAAAGAAAATTACAGCCGCTCTGGTATGGATGATTTTTTGCCCAAACCAATACTCTCTGACAATCTGCTGAACATTTTGAGTAAGTGGCTCGATACCGAAGAAAACGTTGGCGCCATGATGAGACAACCGCGTAACCTCAATACCAATCAAACAAGAGCTGGACTCCAGAGTATTACATCGATAAGTATTGATGATAACGAAACAACTGAAGGCGAAGGCTTAGGTCAGCTCTCCACTGATCTGTTACTGAGCCGCTTTGGTACTGAGCACGTCCAGCTCCTGGAGATGTTTTATCACTCAGCTAGAGAGAGTGTAAGCAAACTGAGCCAGCATCTGCAAGACCGTGATTATATCGCCGTGATGAAGCAGGCTCATGCCTTTAAGGGAGCTTGCGGCACTATATGCGCCACTAGCTGCGAAGGCATTTTGAAATCTCTCGAAAAGGAAGCCAAAGTAGCTTGTTATGAACGAACTGCTACATGCCTCGGTCAACTTAATGACAAAGTGAATGAATTGCTAATCGAAATCGAGGTCTATCTCAAAAGCAAAGGCAATACTAAATCCACCAAATCACTTTAA